One Bacillus sp. 1780r2a1 DNA segment encodes these proteins:
- a CDS encoding alpha/beta hydrolase: MKHIFKQGTNSEKPVLLMLHGTGGTEEDLLPIAEMIDPTASVLSVRGNVLEQGMPRFFKRLREGIFDLEDLAIRTKELNDFLGEAAEKYAFNRENIVAIGYSNGANIAGSLLFHYEQSLKGAILFHPMVPRRDIEVPNAQGIPIFIGAGINDPICPADETKELTTLLQGAEATVDVHWESFGHQLTRTEVEAAKTWYERIYGNK; the protein is encoded by the coding sequence ATGAAACATATTTTTAAGCAAGGAACAAATAGTGAAAAGCCAGTTTTGCTAATGCTTCACGGAACGGGTGGAACAGAAGAGGATTTGTTGCCGATTGCAGAAATGATTGATCCAACAGCATCTGTGCTATCGGTTAGAGGTAACGTGTTAGAACAGGGGATGCCGAGATTTTTTAAGCGTTTAAGAGAGGGTATTTTTGATTTAGAAGATTTAGCAATTCGAACAAAAGAACTAAATGATTTCTTAGGAGAAGCAGCTGAAAAGTATGCCTTTAATCGGGAAAATATAGTAGCAATCGGTTATTCAAATGGCGCTAACATTGCAGGAAGCCTACTGTTTCACTATGAACAATCATTAAAAGGCGCAATACTTTTTCATCCGATGGTACCAAGAAGAGATATTGAAGTACCTAATGCACAAGGTATTCCAATTTTTATTGGTGCAGGAATAAACGACCCAATTTGCCCAGCGGATGAGACGAAAGAATTAACAACACTGCTTCAGGGTGCAGAAGCTACCGTTGACGTTCACTGGGAATCTTTTGGTCATCAGCTTACGCGAACAGAAGTAGAAGCAGCCAAAACATGGTACGAACGTATTTATGGAAACAAATAA
- a CDS encoding PBP1A family penicillin-binding protein, translating into MRKFILAVLTVVLVILLGVTYVLKQFEQTASLSYSKLQAVQSTVIYDKNNRPLDELYKTVPRQNVSIDEVPDHVKMAFVATEDRRFYNHFGIDMQGIARAMFKNVITMSKAEGASTITQQLARNLYLSNDKTFKRKFDEMFLSVGLEKQFSKDQILELYMNQIYFGSGVYGIGAASQLYFNKDVSQLSVGEAALLAGLPKAPSTYSPASSTEEATKRRNVVLQLMLDQEVITQDEYNQAINERVVKPDVTFKQRNSHQAFVDYVVREAEKTYGVTAEDLYKGGYEIYTDFDPLLQESINRSVTNHVFADDTASHKVEVGIAAINPKTGGVSAIYGGRNYQTNGLNRATTGYQPGSAIKPLAVYGPALETGDYSPTTTLVDEPVDFSGYKPQNANGRYLGEIPMREAIARSVNTTAVSLLNEIGFRDSFNFMEKAGLPLTDEDRNLSLALGGTTTTFSPLQLAQGYSVFANEGKATKPYAIKKIQMRGGEEQEPEIETEEVMSPQNADTMTSMLEDVIEKSYGTGANARSSKDAAGKTGTTQDYGDAWFVGYTDDAVISIHTGFEKQETDEKRKKLTSGGGEDPATLFKSIMNSW; encoded by the coding sequence ATGAGAAAATTTATTCTCGCTGTTTTAACCGTTGTCCTAGTAATCCTTCTAGGTGTTACTTATGTGTTAAAGCAATTTGAACAAACAGCTAGCTTATCATACAGCAAGCTGCAAGCTGTGCAGAGCACTGTCATTTACGATAAAAACAATCGACCGCTTGATGAATTATATAAGACGGTCCCGAGACAAAATGTATCCATCGATGAAGTGCCTGACCATGTCAAAATGGCATTTGTGGCAACAGAGGATCGCCGCTTTTACAATCATTTTGGAATCGACATGCAGGGAATTGCTCGTGCTATGTTTAAAAACGTCATTACAATGAGCAAGGCTGAGGGTGCAAGTACCATTACCCAACAGCTTGCACGAAACTTATACCTCTCTAACGATAAAACGTTTAAGCGCAAGTTTGACGAAATGTTTTTATCAGTTGGACTGGAAAAGCAGTTTTCAAAAGATCAAATTCTAGAACTATATATGAATCAAATCTATTTTGGTAGCGGCGTATACGGTATTGGGGCCGCATCTCAGCTGTACTTTAACAAAGATGTCTCCCAATTAAGCGTTGGCGAAGCGGCTCTGCTAGCTGGACTTCCAAAAGCACCAAGCACATACTCACCTGCTAGTAGTACAGAAGAAGCAACCAAGCGCCGAAATGTAGTTCTTCAGCTCATGTTAGACCAAGAAGTCATTACGCAAGATGAGTATAATCAAGCTATCAACGAACGAGTTGTCAAACCAGACGTAACGTTTAAGCAACGAAATAGTCATCAAGCTTTTGTAGACTATGTTGTCCGTGAAGCTGAGAAAACATATGGTGTTACCGCTGAAGATTTATACAAAGGTGGATATGAAATCTATACTGATTTTGACCCACTTCTTCAGGAATCCATTAATCGCTCTGTAACTAATCACGTGTTTGCAGACGATACGGCATCACACAAAGTAGAAGTTGGAATCGCGGCTATCAATCCAAAAACAGGCGGTGTATCAGCCATTTACGGCGGCCGAAATTATCAAACAAACGGACTAAACCGAGCTACAACCGGTTATCAGCCTGGATCAGCTATTAAACCACTTGCAGTATATGGCCCTGCTCTTGAAACTGGTGACTACAGTCCAACAACTACTCTTGTGGATGAGCCGGTAGATTTTAGCGGCTATAAGCCTCAAAACGCAAACGGTCGCTATCTGGGAGAAATACCAATGCGAGAAGCCATTGCTCGCTCAGTCAACACAACAGCTGTATCGCTTTTAAACGAAATTGGCTTTAGAGATTCATTTAACTTTATGGAAAAGGCAGGCCTTCCATTAACTGATGAAGACCGCAACCTATCGCTAGCTTTAGGAGGAACTACAACAACATTCTCTCCTCTTCAATTAGCACAAGGCTACTCCGTCTTTGCGAACGAGGGTAAAGCTACAAAGCCTTATGCGATTAAGAAAATTCAAATGCGCGGTGGCGAAGAGCAAGAGCCGGAAATTGAAACAGAAGAAGTAATGAGTCCACAAAATGCTGATACAATGACGTCTATGCTAGAAGACGTTATTGAAAAAAGCTATGGTACAGGAGCTAACGCTCGTTCTTCTAAAGATGCAGCTGGTAAAACTGGCACAACCCAAGATTATGGAGATGCTTGGTTTGTTGGCTATACAGACGATGCCGTCATCTCTATTCATACAGGGTTTGAAAAACAGGAAACTGATGAAAAAAGAAAGAAACTGACCAGTGGTGGTGGCGAAGACCCTGCTACATTATTTAAATCCATTATGAATAGTTGGTAA
- a CDS encoding polysaccharide biosynthesis protein, with amino-acid sequence MNTFLKGTFILAGAAFAGELIEFLVNMVLARELGKEGMGMYMTVLPIIFLVATVANLELPISISKFIAEHNRQEHRNMMKHAITFATVLSLVLFFVTFGVVSLFPFFTHYHPYLKWVVLIFIPIVSFSAVLRGYFTGKNNMSTIAVSNFIRKAFQLTILFVIFQMFQFTDVKTSLFIAICTLIGTEAVILLYFFITYVTQLNVITRGHRALLTPQDVRKKLLSVSLPTTGLRLFNAVCNAIQPFLIKHALILSGMTLSGATQHFGMLTGVAMSIGFFPAFFAHSLLVALIPAVSEAHAKDQEKQLQKLLLQSMQLTFIYGIPSILAMYIFAEPLTSLFFHSTEAVFYLQALWPYFLFHFFAIPLQAYLIGLGYVKDALFHTIWSHVVSFSLMFVLGSQPTIGMTGIIIGMNAGIVVLTLLHYVTICRVINVSFFSLKKHKTVL; translated from the coding sequence ATGAACACTTTTCTAAAAGGAACATTTATCTTAGCAGGAGCTGCCTTTGCAGGCGAGCTGATTGAATTTTTAGTAAATATGGTATTAGCACGAGAGCTTGGCAAAGAAGGAATGGGGATGTATATGACGGTTCTGCCCATTATTTTTCTTGTTGCCACCGTAGCCAACTTAGAGCTACCTATTTCTATTTCAAAATTTATTGCAGAGCACAATAGACAAGAGCATCGCAATATGATGAAGCATGCCATCACATTTGCAACGGTATTAAGTCTTGTTCTTTTTTTCGTGACGTTTGGCGTTGTTTCGCTTTTTCCTTTCTTTACTCATTATCATCCTTACTTAAAGTGGGTTGTATTAATCTTCATTCCAATTGTATCGTTTTCAGCCGTACTGAGGGGATATTTTACGGGGAAAAATAATATGTCAACCATTGCGGTCTCAAACTTTATCCGAAAAGCTTTTCAATTAACAATTCTATTTGTTATCTTTCAGATGTTTCAGTTCACGGATGTAAAGACCTCTCTTTTCATCGCTATCTGTACCCTAATTGGAACAGAAGCTGTTATCTTACTTTACTTTTTTATCACATATGTGACTCAATTGAACGTTATCACAAGAGGGCATAGAGCGCTATTAACACCTCAAGATGTACGAAAGAAGCTGTTGAGCGTCTCTTTGCCGACAACTGGTTTACGGTTGTTTAATGCGGTTTGTAATGCTATCCAGCCATTTCTCATTAAGCATGCTCTTATTCTGTCAGGCATGACGCTTAGCGGTGCAACGCAGCACTTTGGAATGCTTACAGGAGTTGCAATGAGCATTGGATTTTTTCCAGCATTTTTTGCTCATTCTCTTTTAGTAGCTCTTATTCCTGCCGTGTCTGAAGCCCATGCAAAAGATCAAGAAAAACAATTACAAAAGCTTCTTCTTCAAAGTATGCAGCTTACATTTATTTACGGTATTCCATCTATTTTGGCTATGTATATTTTTGCAGAGCCGCTAACAAGCTTATTCTTTCATTCTACAGAAGCCGTTTTTTATTTACAGGCACTGTGGCCATATTTTCTCTTTCATTTCTTTGCAATCCCGCTTCAAGCTTACTTAATTGGATTAGGCTACGTAAAAGATGCGCTGTTTCATACGATTTGGTCTCACGTTGTTTCCTTTTCACTTATGTTCGTACTCGGTTCACAGCCAACCATTGGTATGACAGGAATTATTATCGGTATGAATGCTGGTATCGTTGTATTGACGCTTTTACACTACGTCACAATTTGTCGAGTTATTAACGTTTCGTTTTTTTCTCTTAAGAAGCATAAGACAGTTCTATAA
- the folE2 gene encoding GTP cyclohydrolase FolE2, producing the protein MTTMTTINLPSKQERHKLFGSVEPGPKTKPTKKEEMADLQNKKKDFLFDIQAVGVSNVKIPVTIFAPSGATPTIATFTLTSSIPKDSKGTNMSRFTELLEEYRKRGELNLTFAALTSFVEELSERLRIPDAKVEIAFPWFYDQAAPSSGLSGLNHSEARLKVAYTKEAGVTFEAGLTAVVKTLCPCSKEISEYSAHNQRGYVSVDVRLAASINDDIDWKHALLEAIESNASAKIHPILKRPDEKMVTEQAYENPRFVEDMVRLVAADLYEYSFVEAFTVSCRNEESIHLHDAVATITFDKHSE; encoded by the coding sequence ATGACAACGATGACAACAATAAACTTACCATCAAAGCAAGAACGCCATAAATTATTCGGTTCAGTAGAACCCGGCCCAAAAACAAAGCCTACTAAAAAAGAAGAAATGGCTGATCTACAAAATAAAAAGAAAGATTTTTTATTTGATATTCAAGCGGTTGGTGTTTCCAACGTTAAAATACCTGTAACCATATTTGCACCAAGTGGAGCTACGCCTACAATTGCTACTTTCACTCTCACTTCTTCTATTCCAAAGGATTCAAAAGGAACAAACATGAGTCGCTTTACGGAACTTTTAGAAGAGTATCGCAAGCGCGGTGAGTTGAACTTAACGTTCGCTGCACTAACTTCATTTGTAGAGGAGCTCTCTGAGCGCCTACGTATTCCCGATGCTAAAGTAGAGATTGCATTCCCTTGGTTTTATGACCAAGCAGCACCTTCTTCAGGATTATCAGGTCTTAATCATTCTGAAGCTCGCCTAAAAGTTGCTTACACAAAAGAAGCTGGTGTAACGTTTGAAGCTGGATTAACAGCTGTTGTAAAAACGCTATGTCCTTGTTCAAAAGAAATCAGTGAATATAGCGCTCATAACCAGCGTGGTTACGTATCCGTAGATGTTCGTTTAGCTGCTTCAATCAATGATGATATTGACTGGAAGCATGCTTTACTAGAAGCCATTGAATCAAATGCAAGTGCTAAAATTCATCCGATTCTTAAACGTCCAGATGAAAAAATGGTTACTGAACAAGCGTATGAAAATCCACGATTTGTGGAAGATATGGTCCGCTTAGTAGCTGCTGATTTATACGAGTATTCATTCGTAGAAGCCTTCACTGTGTCCTGTCGTAATGAAGAGTCCATTCACTTACACGATGCTGTTGCAACCATTACTTTTGATAAACATTCAGAGTAA
- a CDS encoding response regulator transcription factor, with translation MQKPTILIVDDEQQMRHLIQLSLQREGYMCLEASNGEEALDELAHMLPSLILIDVMMPIMDGFTLAERIRSVHPSIPIIFLTARGDELDRIHGLKIGGDDYIVKPFSNGELIARIEAVLRRTTALPRSVEVYQHFGHVKINKLGRTVYVNDEAISLTLKEYELLIYLCNHLGRVFTREQLLHQIWGIDYIGSERTVDTHIKTLRLKLKAGGDLIQTVWGIGYKAEA, from the coding sequence ATGCAAAAGCCAACTATATTAATTGTTGATGATGAACAACAAATGCGACATTTAATCCAGCTATCCCTTCAACGCGAAGGCTATATGTGCCTAGAGGCTTCAAACGGAGAAGAAGCGCTAGATGAATTAGCTCATATGCTTCCTTCCCTTATTCTTATTGATGTAATGATGCCAATTATGGACGGATTTACGTTAGCTGAAAGGATACGCAGCGTCCATCCATCGATTCCCATTATCTTTTTGACTGCGCGTGGTGATGAATTAGATCGCATACACGGATTAAAAATTGGAGGGGACGACTACATTGTTAAGCCGTTTAGTAACGGTGAATTAATAGCACGTATTGAAGCTGTTCTTCGTCGCACAACTGCACTTCCACGTTCAGTTGAAGTTTATCAGCATTTTGGACATGTAAAAATTAACAAGCTTGGTCGAACCGTATATGTAAACGATGAAGCTATATCGTTGACCTTAAAAGAATATGAACTACTCATCTATTTATGTAATCACCTTGGACGAGTTTTCACGCGCGAACAGCTTTTACATCAAATTTGGGGGATTGATTACATCGGAAGTGAACGGACAGTTGATACTCATATCAAAACGTTGCGTTTAAAGTTAAAAGCAGGAGGCGACCTAATTCAAACGGTTTGGGGTATTGGGTATAAAGCGGAGGCATGA
- a CDS encoding HAMP domain-containing histidine kinase → MKKLSFALTTKLRLLISSLLCFAIVFSFLFIQFLYESLYVDKTESSLVAEGQQIAAHYHTGEISDFLIGNVNWHNTVSEAEILIFNNPEELSGYSPFSKEDKPIISKAEREKLLKGEYIVKKGYEEKFERNLIGAIVPLIDQKTNELAGIVYLYVPLASLNEVFTKAANILAIVAIITFIFLYLIGNRMTKAIVTPLQRMKAVSNEIAKGNFSIRIPSNSNDEVGHLAEAFNSMASSLKKSDEQKREFLANVAHELRTPLSYIKGYSELLQNSTMSQKERNEYLHVIERETTRMNALVHDLLDLSQLQSETVTMIKSPLVLAQLINETIDVLTIHAAKKQLTVTSRLDEDIIMNANELRLKQVFYNLIHNSIRYTNEGGHIDISLSHDEHKVQISVTDTGIGISKADLSRLGERFFRADKARTREKGGTGLGLAISKEIIHYHAGSLDFKSEIGNGTTVTITFPYESF, encoded by the coding sequence ATGAAGAAGTTGTCCTTCGCTTTAACAACTAAGCTACGCCTTTTAATCAGCAGCTTGCTTTGCTTTGCAATTGTATTTTCATTTTTATTTATCCAATTTCTTTACGAATCACTCTATGTAGACAAAACAGAAAGCTCGCTTGTAGCAGAAGGTCAACAAATTGCTGCTCATTATCATACCGGTGAGATTTCCGATTTTTTAATTGGAAATGTAAATTGGCATAATACGGTTTCTGAGGCAGAAATCTTAATTTTTAATAATCCAGAAGAATTAAGCGGTTACTCTCCGTTCTCTAAAGAAGATAAACCGATCATTTCAAAAGCTGAACGAGAAAAACTCTTAAAAGGTGAATACATTGTTAAAAAAGGTTACGAAGAAAAATTTGAGCGCAACCTTATTGGTGCCATTGTCCCCCTAATTGATCAAAAAACAAACGAACTAGCAGGAATTGTTTATCTATATGTTCCTTTAGCTTCATTAAATGAAGTGTTTACAAAAGCAGCCAATATTTTGGCGATTGTGGCAATCATTACGTTTATTTTTCTTTATTTAATTGGAAATCGAATGACCAAAGCAATTGTAACTCCATTACAGCGAATGAAAGCTGTCTCAAACGAGATCGCGAAAGGGAATTTTTCTATACGCATTCCTTCCAATAGCAATGACGAAGTTGGTCACTTAGCAGAAGCGTTTAACTCTATGGCATCTTCCTTAAAAAAAAGTGATGAACAAAAGCGTGAATTTCTCGCAAATGTAGCCCATGAACTACGCACACCTCTTAGCTATATAAAGGGCTATAGTGAACTTTTACAGAATTCAACTATGAGCCAAAAAGAACGAAATGAATACTTGCACGTAATAGAACGAGAAACAACAAGGATGAATGCTCTTGTTCATGACCTATTGGATTTATCTCAGCTCCAGTCCGAAACAGTGACTATGATAAAGTCTCCGCTTGTTTTGGCTCAGCTGATTAATGAAACAATCGATGTTTTGACCATTCACGCTGCTAAAAAACAGCTAACCGTCACAAGCAGATTAGACGAAGACATTATTATGAACGCAAACGAGCTTCGATTAAAACAGGTATTCTATAATTTAATCCACAATTCAATTCGGTACACAAACGAGGGAGGGCACATTGATATTTCACTTTCTCATGATGAGCACAAAGTTCAAATTAGCGTAACGGATACGGGAATCGGCATATCAAAAGCAGATTTAAGTCGCTTAGGAGAACGATTTTTCAGAGCCGATAAAGCTCGAACTCGTGAAAAAGGTGGAACAGGGCTTGGGTTAGCGATATCTAAAGAAATTATCCATTATCACGCTGGAAGCCTAGATTTTAAAAGCGAGATTGGTAATGGAACTACCGTTACGATTACGTTTCCTTACGAATCTTTTTAA
- a CDS encoding FixH family protein, with protein MKAKKIICLVSMCGLLMGCGVNQEQEASAEDPKMLDVKLNGPSEVGKNETVIFEAVVTYGNEKVEDADDVQFEIEKENAEGQGDMIKAKHRKGGIYEVATDFQEPGIYTVQSHVTAKDSHNMPKIRIEVK; from the coding sequence GTGAAAGCAAAGAAAATAATATGTTTAGTAAGCATGTGTGGTCTTTTGATGGGGTGTGGCGTGAATCAAGAGCAAGAAGCGAGTGCTGAAGATCCTAAAATGTTAGATGTAAAGCTGAATGGACCTTCTGAAGTAGGTAAAAATGAAACCGTTATCTTTGAAGCTGTAGTTACATATGGAAATGAAAAAGTTGAAGACGCAGATGACGTGCAATTTGAAATTGAGAAAGAAAATGCAGAAGGGCAAGGGGACATGATAAAAGCTAAGCATCGTAAAGGTGGAATATATGAAGTAGCAACTGATTTTCAAGAACCTGGCATTTATACAGTTCAATCCCATGTGACAGCCAAGGACTCTCATAATATGCCTAAAATACGTATAGAAGTAAAATAA
- a CDS encoding type 1 glutamine amidotransferase domain-containing protein, protein MARILAVLSSGYEEKEYKTGWWAEELFAPLLKLEEAGHTVDLASPLGGKPTLDERSISKDFDPNGTYKELVETGRADQTMKLEEVNASNYDAILVVGGHGAMFDLAKNVHLHQLMNDVYNKGGILAAECHGPSVFAFLKDKNEKLLIEGLDVTGYPDAIEPDEVLPFLPYSLEQELSKIANYLPEMDKKAYAVWANDQIVTSRDPFSSELMGDELVKKLNA, encoded by the coding sequence ATGGCACGTATATTAGCCGTACTATCAAGCGGATACGAAGAAAAAGAATATAAAACTGGATGGTGGGCAGAAGAACTATTTGCTCCTCTTTTAAAGCTAGAAGAAGCAGGTCACACTGTTGACTTAGCATCACCTTTAGGCGGAAAACCAACATTAGATGAACGCAGTATTTCAAAAGACTTTGATCCAAACGGTACGTACAAAGAGCTTGTAGAAACTGGACGAGCAGATCAAACAATGAAACTAGAGGAAGTTAACGCATCAAACTATGATGCAATTTTAGTTGTTGGGGGTCATGGTGCAATGTTTGACCTTGCAAAAAATGTTCACCTTCATCAATTAATGAACGATGTCTATAACAAAGGTGGCATCTTAGCAGCAGAATGTCACGGCCCTTCTGTGTTTGCTTTCTTAAAAGACAAGAATGAGAAGCTATTAATTGAAGGCCTCGACGTGACGGGCTATCCTGATGCAATTGAACCTGACGAAGTACTTCCTTTTCTACCTTATAGCTTAGAACAAGAGCTTAGCAAAATTGCTAATTATTTACCTGAAATGGATAAAAAAGCTTATGCCGTTTGGGCTAACGACCAAATCGTTACAAGCCGTGACCCGTTCTCTTCAGAACTGATGGGTGATGAACTAGTGAAAAAGCTGAATGCTTAA
- a CDS encoding ABC transporter ATP-binding protein/permease, whose product MNKYKEVKTNFSFKKLWRLTDPSKGKLSISLLFALVNTGASLVIPLMIKELMDTINSGVSKQMVAALVGLFIIQMITSALSLYLLAQVGQGVVEKLRTTIWDKLVKLPVSFYDRNRSGEMVSRITNDTTIVMNLLSTEMIEFVKNILSISISIIILFTLDVPMTLILLAVIPIMFLLVMPLARKIHKISREQQDKMSKLTAFLAQMLSEIRLIKVSSSEKKEIEEGKRSFHSLFLFGIRRAKIEAIITPIISTVMTSVMIAIVGFGAYRVSQGFISAGELVAFVLYLFQIMVPVGSLTRFITSFQQTKGASERIFAILEEKEESFQDGQQVKYIGELTFKDVAFKYEEKLVLKNISFSAQKGEVTALVGPSGAGKSTVFSLLERFYAPSSGQILLEDTDSRAINLRAWRQLFSYVQQDSPILAGTIRENLTYGLEKTISDAEIVEATKQANAHEFIANFDDGYDTMLGERGVNLSGGQRQRIAIARALLRNPQFLLLDEATASLDSESEKLVQESLERVMKGRTSLVIAHRLSTVINADQIVVIEDGEVTGKGTHEELLSTHSFYRRLVQQQFQTES is encoded by the coding sequence ATGAACAAATACAAAGAAGTTAAAACGAACTTTTCATTTAAAAAGCTTTGGAGGCTAACGGATCCATCAAAAGGAAAGCTGAGTATCTCTTTACTTTTTGCACTAGTAAATACAGGAGCTTCTCTTGTTATCCCTCTTATGATTAAAGAGTTGATGGATACAATTAATAGCGGTGTATCTAAACAAATGGTTGCAGCTTTAGTAGGCTTATTTATTATTCAAATGATCACGAGTGCCTTATCTCTATATCTTCTGGCCCAAGTGGGTCAAGGTGTAGTTGAGAAGCTGCGTACGACCATTTGGGATAAGCTTGTTAAACTGCCGGTTTCGTTTTATGACCGCAATCGATCTGGCGAAATGGTGAGTCGAATTACAAATGATACAACCATTGTAATGAACTTGCTATCGACAGAAATGATAGAATTTGTTAAAAATATTTTATCGATTAGTATATCAATTATTATTTTGTTTACGTTAGATGTTCCGATGACGCTCATTTTGCTAGCTGTTATCCCGATAATGTTTTTACTTGTTATGCCGCTTGCACGAAAGATTCATAAAATTTCTCGTGAGCAGCAGGATAAAATGTCAAAGCTCACGGCATTTTTAGCTCAAATGCTTAGTGAAATACGCTTAATTAAAGTATCTAGCTCTGAAAAGAAAGAAATTGAAGAGGGGAAGCGCTCGTTCCACTCACTTTTTTTATTTGGGATACGCCGTGCAAAAATTGAAGCAATTATAACGCCGATTATTAGTACGGTGATGACAAGCGTTATGATTGCAATTGTAGGGTTTGGTGCATATCGCGTTAGCCAAGGGTTTATTAGTGCAGGAGAGCTAGTAGCGTTTGTTCTTTATCTCTTTCAAATTATGGTGCCTGTTGGTTCACTTACTCGCTTTATTACAAGTTTTCAACAAACGAAAGGTGCATCAGAGCGCATTTTTGCTATTCTAGAAGAAAAAGAAGAGTCTTTTCAAGACGGACAACAAGTTAAATATATTGGTGAGTTAACGTTTAAAGACGTTGCATTTAAATACGAGGAAAAATTGGTGTTGAAAAACATTTCATTTTCAGCTCAAAAGGGCGAAGTGACGGCATTAGTTGGTCCAAGTGGCGCTGGGAAGTCAACTGTTTTTTCACTGCTTGAGCGTTTTTATGCCCCATCTTCTGGCCAAATTCTATTAGAGGATACAGATAGTCGAGCAATTAACCTCAGAGCGTGGCGCCAGTTGTTTAGTTATGTACAACAAGACTCGCCGATTTTAGCAGGAACAATTCGTGAAAACCTAACGTATGGGCTAGAGAAAACAATTTCAGATGCTGAAATTGTTGAAGCAACGAAACAGGCAAATGCTCATGAGTTCATTGCTAATTTTGATGATGGATATGATACAATGCTTGGTGAAAGAGGAGTAAACTTATCTGGAGGTCAGCGTCAACGGATTGCGATTGCAAGAGCATTGCTTCGTAATCCTCAATTCTTACTTCTTGATGAAGCGACGGCAAGCCTTGATTCCGAATCTGAAAAGCTTGTCCAAGAGTCGCTTGAGCGAGTCATGAAGGGGCGAACTTCCCTTGTCATTGCACACCGGTTATCTACGGTGATAAATGCTGATCAAATCGTAGTAATTGAAGATGGAGAAGTAACGGGGAAGGGGACACACGAAGAGCTTCTAAGCACGCATAGCTTTTATCGCCGCTTGGTTCAACAGCAGTTCCAAACAGAATCTTGA
- a CDS encoding CopD family protein: MPIVLPLFEWLTYISLALLLGTAVLQYVSEENKPILSISSKWLIASALTVGIFSIGPALEIVLAFSKIRGFSDTLQVVLFGSKTGHAWLIVVLCSMLLILTIVVKSHPHIYTLLTIGLVVGVSYAGHAASISPVNGMLSHFLHVLFVGLWSGVILTVSFFIKKPVNWKAFLTWFTPFAIGCFILLSLSGVIAMLIIVGLPNYVNSWSTNYGQGLLLKQISIILLVAFAVINGILLRKVKNSHTFRPTGWLRVEAVTLLIIFFITGVMVNQSPPTNLQHAEANSLLPFIYGQPITLPITFQFTIVGAIFSFLAIFFLAYIFVIFHKKINAWFSLLSGTLFVFSLYIAMITSISF; this comes from the coding sequence ATGCCAATAGTTTTACCATTATTTGAATGGCTAACGTATATTAGCTTAGCGTTGTTACTCGGTACAGCAGTTTTACAGTATGTTTCTGAAGAAAATAAGCCTATTTTAAGCATATCTAGTAAGTGGTTAATTGCCAGTGCTCTTACGGTAGGGATTTTTTCTATAGGCCCAGCTTTAGAAATTGTGCTTGCATTTTCAAAAATTAGAGGTTTTTCAGATACTCTTCAGGTGGTATTGTTTGGAAGTAAAACAGGTCATGCATGGTTGATTGTTGTACTTTGTTCCATGTTATTGATTCTTACAATTGTTGTAAAAAGTCATCCTCATATCTATACATTACTAACTATTGGTCTAGTGGTAGGGGTTTCTTATGCTGGTCACGCCGCATCAATATCACCGGTAAACGGTATGCTTTCACATTTCCTTCACGTACTGTTTGTTGGTCTTTGGAGCGGAGTTATTTTAACGGTTTCATTCTTTATAAAAAAACCTGTGAATTGGAAAGCTTTTTTAACATGGTTTACGCCTTTTGCGATTGGATGTTTTATTTTACTTTCACTAAGTGGAGTAATTGCTATGCTTATTATAGTAGGGCTGCCTAACTACGTAAATTCATGGTCGACAAACTATGGACAAGGTTTATTACTTAAGCAAATAAGCATTATTTTATTAGTTGCGTTTGCAGTAATCAATGGTATCTTGCTTCGTAAAGTGAAAAACTCACATACTTTTCGCCCAACTGGGTGGCTACGAGTTGAAGCGGTGACCTTGCTGATTATTTTCTTTATAACAGGCGTGATGGTCAACCAATCACCGCCTACGAATCTGCAACATGCCGAAGCAAATTCTCTGCTTCCGTTTATTTATGGTCAGCCCATTACTTTACCAATTACGTTTCAGTTTACAATTGTAGGCGCAATTTTCTCGTTTTTAGCAATCTTTTTTCTTGCATATATCTTTGTGATTTTTCACAAAAAAATAAATGCGTGGTTTAGCTTGCTAAGTGGAACACTATTTGTATTTTCTTTATACATTGCTATGATTACAAGCATTTCTTTTTAA